One Pseudopipra pipra isolate bDixPip1 chromosome 26, bDixPip1.hap1, whole genome shotgun sequence DNA window includes the following coding sequences:
- the LOC135402849 gene encoding feather keratin 1-like: MSCYTPCLPCQPCGPTPLANSCNEPCVRQCQDSNVFIQPSPVVVTLPGPILSSFPQNTAVGSSTSAAVGSILSSQGVPINSGGFGLSGLGSGLCGRSCFPC, encoded by the coding sequence ATGTCCTGCTACACCCCgtgcctgccctgccagccctgtggcccgaccccgctggccaacagctgcaatgagccctgtgtcaggcagtgccaggactccaATGTCTTCATCCAGCCCTCCCCCGTGGTGGTGACCCTGCCCGGGcccatcctcagctccttcccacagaACACCGCCGTGGGATCCTCCACCTCCGCTGCCGTTGGCAGCATCCTCAGCTCTCAGGGAGTGCCCATCAACTCCGGGGGCTTTGGCCTCTCTGGCCTGGGCAGTGGCCtctgtggcaggagctgcttcccCTGCTAA
- the LOC135403177 gene encoding feather keratin 1-like — MSCYTPCRPCQPCGPTPLANSCNEPCVRQCQDSSVFIQPSPVVVTLPGPILSSFPQNTAVGSSTSAAVGSILSSQGVPINSGGFGLSGLGSGLCGRSCFPC; from the coding sequence ATGTCCTGCTACACCCCGTGCcggccctgccagccctgcggCCCGACcccgctggccaacagctgcaatgagccctgtgtcaggcagtgccaggactccaGTGTCTTCATCCAGCCCTCCCCCGTGGTGGTGACCCTGCCCGGGcccatcctcagctccttcccacagaACACCGCCGTGGGATCCTCCACCTCCGCTGCCGTTGGCAGCATCCTCAGCTCTCAGGGAGTGCCCATCAACTCCGGGGGCTTTGGCCTCTCTGGCCTGGGCAGTGGCCtctgtggcaggagctgcttcccctgctaa